The following are from one region of the Plasmodium gaboni strain SY75 chromosome 12, whole genome shotgun sequence genome:
- a CDS encoding putative rRNA processing WD-repeat protein, whose protein sequence is MDNQVPDESDVVNNSSEDIKKKEKIGKKKKTKKQKKEVKKSDIISCITFLSRGKKKKSLKGSNDEHKKYEEYEEYEEYEEYEEYEEYEEYEKYSSDYNTSDGSSNEEKSHKHKKKRKKGKSNKYEVLENIFNDEREYKKNIVDDNLISKDKKYVYEDELNIEENDSIVINGKIYSDMGTIEIHIFNYDEDIFNIYDDVIIDNYPLCIETIYQSYFNEKNILAVGTLNPSIQLWDINNIDMLEPLHFLGDDEMKILKKKNKKKRKLKNNNNIHNEKENVKNISKQEIKGHTDCVTSLNSSKLLPSLLVSGSKDSTIKLWDLNNLNNLHTFSFHKKKINNLSFHSKDKNILFSTSSDKTLKIYDIRQNKVALDIHLSNIPEATIWNTHEENIILSSYIDGFINKIDIRYNNTLSNKTHSNYLVNFKSFEKSCTSLLSTHYKNLTLAGSEDGIIKAYDFNNIINEQPHCVYSKNLKKNLFYMKDNEDWPNVVFLGCDKLYDWDLFECEEIRKYFNL, encoded by the exons atGGATAATCAAGTGCCAGATGAAAGTGACGTAGTAAATAATTCAAGcgaagatataaaaaagaaagaaaaaattggaaagaagaaaaaaacaaaaaaacaaaaaaaggAAGTTAAAAAAAGTGATATCATTAGTTgtataacatttttatcaagaggaaaaaaaaaaaaaagtcTCAAAGGAAGTAATGATGAGcacaaaaaatatgaagaatatgaagaatatgaagaatatgaagaatatgaagaatatgaagaatatgaagaatatgaaaaatattcaag tGATTATAATACCTCTGATGGCTCATCCAATGAAGAGAAAAGTcataaacataaaaaaaaaaggaaaaaaggaaaaagCAACAAATATGAGGTCCTcgaaaatatatttaatgatgaaagagaatataagaaaaacattgttgatgataatttaatttCAAAGGATAAGAAATATGTGTATGAAgatgaattaaatattgaagaaaatgatTCTATAGTTATAAatggaaaaatatatagtGATATGGGTACTATAgaaatacatatttttaattatgatgaagatatatttaatatttatgatgATGTTATAATAGATAATTATCCTCTATGTATTGAAACAATCTATCaatcatattttaatgaaaaaaatattctaGCTGTTGGTACTTTGAATCCTAGTATTCAACTGTGggatataaataacattGATATGTTAGAACCATTACATTTTTTAGGAGATGAtgaaatgaaaatattaaaaaaaaaaaataaaaaaaagagaaaacttaaaaataataataatattcataatgaaaaggaaaatgtaaaaaatatatctaaaCAAGAAATTAAGGGTCATACTGATTGTGTTACATCTTTAAATTCATCAAAACTATTACCTTCTTTATTAGTTAGTGGTTCAAAAGATAGTACTATTAAATTATGGgatttaaataatttaaataatttacatactttttcatttcataaaaaaaaaattaataatttatcattCCATTcaaaagataaaaatatattattctcAACATCATCTGATAAaacattaaaaatatatgatataagACAAAATAAAGTTGCATTAGATATTCATTTATCAAATATTCCTGAGGCTACTATATGGAATACACAcgaagaaaatattattttatcatcTTATATTGATGgatttataaataaaatagatatcagatataataatacattatCTAATAAAACTCATAGTAATTATTTAGTAAATTTCAAGTCATTCGAAAAATCATGTACCTCTTTATTATCTACACATTATAAAAATCTAACCCTAGCTGGATCTGAAGATGGAATAATAAAAGCTTATGACTTTAATAACATTATCAATGAACAACCTCACTGTGTGTATTCAAAGAATCTTAAAAAG aatttattttatatgaaagACAATGAAGATTGGCCCAATGTTGTCTTTCTAGGATGCgataaattatatgattgGGATCTATTTGAATGTGAagaaataagaaaatatttcaatttataa